A single region of the Salvia splendens isolate huo1 chromosome 18, SspV2, whole genome shotgun sequence genome encodes:
- the LOC121777280 gene encoding ATP-dependent RNA helicase-like protein DB10 produces the protein MAAAAPGISYAPEDPGLPKPWKGLVDDKTGYVYYWNPETNITQYEKPVSPGHTSYAPAHKSLISSVQKSPQGQYNANDNDDRYSKASNGLTKAVVPVAYQATRSRPDYSHSDVEVKASVGYGPLAPTGAESIVSAEAYRRRHEISVTGDNVPPPFTSFEATGFASEILREVQHAGFSAPTPIQAQSWPIAVKGLDIVAIAKTGSGKTLGYLIPGFIHLKQRHNNPKLGPTVLVLSPTRELATQIQDEAVKFGRSCRISCTCLYGGAPKGPQLKDIDRGVDVVVATPGRLNDILEMRRISLHQVSYLVLDEADRMLDMGFEPQIRKIVKEVPARRQTLMYTATWPKEVRIIAAELLINPVQVNIGNVNELVANKAITQYVEVLSPTDKRRRLEQILRSQEPGSKIIIFCSTKKMCDQLAGNLTRQFGAAAIHGDKSQGERDYVLNQFRNGRSPVLVATDVAARGLDIKDIRVVLNYDFPTGVEDYVHRIGRTGRAGATGVAYTFFCEQDAKHASELIKLLEGASQHVPSELRDMASRGGGMGRAKRQWGSGPGGRDGGGRGGGGRFSSSQTGRDGGRGVWGMPSSTDRAGGRDRHVSGFSNGYETNGTGSFHQRSFHENGVTAPKIRGRSRSRSRSPRKISGWGQRPRSRSRSIERFPSKSTRPSSYGNKDYRN, from the exons ATGGCAGCTGCTGCACCTGGTATAAGTTACGCACCTGAGGACCCCGGTCTACCAAAACCATGGAAGGGTCTGGTTGACGACAAGACTGGATATGTTTACTATTGGAATCCAGAGACCAATATAACCCAGTATGAAAAACCTGTTTCCCCTGGTCACACAAGCTATGCACCAGCTCATAAATCTTTGATTTCATCGGTTCAGAAGTCCCCCCAAGGACAGTATAATGCGAATGATAATGACGACAGATATTCCAAAGCTAGCAATGGATTGACCAAGGCTGTTGTACCAGTAGCTTATCAG GCCACCAGAAGCAGACCAGATTATTCACACAGTGATGTAGAGGTGAAAGCCAGTGTTGGATATGGACCTCTTGCTCCCACCGGCGCAGAAAGTATTGTGTCCGCTGAAGCCTATCGCCGGCGTCATGAAATATCTGTGACA GGAGACAATGTCCCTCCACCATTCACCTCGTTTGAAGCCACTGGATTTGCTTCAGAGATTCTTAGGGAG GTGCAGCATGCTGGTTTTTCTGCTCCTACTCCAATACAGGCACAGTCGTGGCCTATTGCTGTAAAAGGTCTTGATATTGTAGCAATCGCCAAGACAGGATCCGGGAAGACCTTGGGTTACCTGATTCCTGGATTTATTCATCTGAAACAAAGGCATAATAACCCAAAATTAGGTCCAACAGTTTTGGTGTTGTCACCAACAAGAGAGTTGGCTACTCAGATTCAAGATGAAGCCGTCAAGTTTGGAAGGTCGTGTAGGATATCTTGCACG TGTTTATATGGAGGTGCACCCAAGGGTCCACAATTGAAAGACATAGACAGAGGTGTTGATGTGGTGGTGGCTACTCCTGGTCGATTGAATGATATTCTGGAGATGAGAAGGATAAGCCTCCATCAGGTCTCATATTTGGTTTTAGATGAGGCGGACAGGATGCTGGACATGGGTTTTGAACCTCAGATAAGAAAGATAGTGAAGGAGGTCCCTGCTCGTAGACAAACCTTGATGTACACAGCAACGTGGCCAAAGGAGGTGCGCATAATTGCGGCTGAGTTACTGATTAACCCTGTTCAGGTTAATATTGGAAATGTTAATGAGCTCGTTGCCAACAAGGCAATAACGCAG TATGTTgaagttttgtcgccaacggacAAACGCAGGCGGCTTGAACAGATATTGAGATCTCAGGAACCTGGTTCTAAGATAATAATTTTCTGTTCTACAAAGAAAATGTGTGACCAGCTGGCAGGTAATCTGACCCGGCAATTCGGAGCAGCTGCTATTCATGGCGATAAATCTCAGGGTGAGAGGGATTACGTGTTGAATCAGTTTCGAAATGGAAGATCCCCAGTGCTTGTGGCCACTGATGTAGCTGCCCGTGGCCTGGACATTAAGGATATAAG GGTGGTTTTAAACTACGACTTCCCTACAGGAGTAGAGGACTATGTTCACAGAATTGGAAGAACTGGCCGGGCCGGTGCCACTGGTGTGGCATATACTTTCTTTTGTGAGCAGGATGCAAAGCATGCTTCAGAGCTTATCAAACTCCTGGAAGGTGCTAGTCAGCATGTGCCCAGCGAACTCCGTGACATGGCTTCACGTGGTGGTGGAATGGGGAGAGCAAAACGTCAGTGGGGATCAGGCCCTGGAGGGCGTGATGGAGGAGGTCGTGGTGGTGGTGGACGTTTCAGTTCTTCTCAAACTGGAAGGGACGGCGGAAGAGGTGTTTGGGGAATGCCATCATCCACAGATAGGGCTGGTGGTCGTGATAG ACATGTCTCTGGGTTCTCTAACGGATACGAGACAAATGGCACTGGAAGTTTCCATCAGAGGAGCTTCCACGAGAACGGGGTGACTGCTCCAAAGATTAGAGGTAGAAGTCGCAGTCGTAGCAGAAGCCCTAGAAAGATTTCAGGATGGGGGCAAAGGCCTCGAAGTCGCAGTCGTAGCATAGAGAGGTTTCCATCCAAGAGCACAAGGCCCTCTTCTTATGGAAACAAGGATTATAGAAATTGA
- the LOC121776351 gene encoding berberine bridge enzyme-like 18 — MKTPSDSSHLFFFLILLILSCSSVAFADKQANFLQCLSKTTNYSSISNEVYTHTNSSYTSILQFSIRNPRFASESTPKPQVIITPEHESQIPPVVRCAKKSGLEIRTRSGGHDMEGLSYVSHVPFVVIDLINLSEVTVDVDAKTAWIETGATTGIVYYKIAEKSSTLGFPGAICTTVGVGGHYSGGGYGTLLRKYGLAGDNVIDARIIDANGRILDRKSMGEDLFWAIRGGGGANFGVITAWKVQLVDVPETVTVFSITRNVEEQNGAALWHRWQYVAPQADKDLFVGVIVFRVNSTVQVNFFSVFLGGADRLVSYMQEIFPELGLVREDCTEMSWIESTLFSNQMPITPLDTLLNRTQAGLRQLKAKSDYVRTPIPLDAIEGMVTMLREPEADETIYYMVPYGGRMDEISESETPFPHRAGALYKLAGLTYWQNSEAADADRYISWSRRYYQYMTPYVSSSPREAYYNYRDLDIGVNKPNGKTSYAQASIWGKPYYKDNFDRLVRVKTIVDPTNFFKNEQSIPPLQAKWTKKGN; from the coding sequence ATGAAAACTCCTTCAGATTCATCCcatctctttttctttcttattctCCTCATCTTGTCATGCTCATCAGTAGCTTTTGCTGATAAGCAAGCCAACTTTCTTCAATGTCTCTCCAAAACAACTAACTACTCCTCCATTTCAAATGAAGTCTACACTCATACAAACTCATCTTACACTTCCATCCTCCAATTCTCCATCCGAAACCCTAGATTCGCGTCGGAATCCACTCCTAAACCGCAAGTGATCATAACCCCAGAACACGAATCCCAGATCCCTCCTGTCGTACGCTGCGCCAAGAAAAGTGGTCTGGAAATCAGGACACGGAGCGGTGGCCATGACATGGAGGGATTGTCTTATGTCTCTCATGTCCCGTTCGTGGTCATTGATTTGATCAATCTCAGCGAAGTTACCGTCGACGTGGATGCGAAAACGGCATGGATTGAGACCGGTGCGACAACGGGAATCGTATACTACAAGATTGCGGAAAAGAGCTCCACTTTAGGGTTTCCCGGGGCTATTTGCACTACTGTCGGTGTCGGTGGCCACTACAGTGGAGGAGGCTACGGCACACTGCTGAGAAAATACGGCCTCGCTGGAGACAACGTCATCGATGCAAGAATAATCGACGCTAATGGCAGAATTCTCGACAGAAAATCAATGGGAGAGGATCTTTTCTGGGCCATCAGAGGCGGCGGAGGTGCCAACTTTGGTGTGATCACTGCCTGGAAGGTCCAACTGGTGGATGTTCCAGAAACTGTCACTGTTTTCTCAATCACGAGGAATGTGGAAGAACAGAATGGCGCTGCACTGTGGCATCGCTGGCAATATGTGGCTCCTCAAGCGGACAAAGATTTGTTCGTAGGAGTTATCGTATTCAGGGTGAACTCCACGGTCCAAGTTAACTTCTTCTCAGTATTCCTAGGCGGCGCCGACAGATTAGTTTCATACATGCAAGAAATCTTCCCCGAGTTAGGGCTAGTGAGAGAAGACTGCACAGAAATGAGCTGGATCGAATCCACCTTATTTAGCAACCAAATGCCAATAACTCCACTTGATACTTTGCTCAACCGGACTCAGGCCGGTCTGAGGCAGCTCAAAGCCAAGTCGGATTATGTACGGACGCCCATTCCTCTGGACGCGATTGAAGGCATGGTGACTATGTTGCGTGAACCAGAAGCAGACGAGACGATATACTACATGGTGCCGTATGGTGGAAGAATGGATGAAATATCAGAATCGGAAACTCCATTTCCTCACAGAGCCGGTGCACTCTACAAACTTGCCGGCTTGACTTACTGGCAAAACTCTGAGGCTGCGGACGCGGACAGATACATAAGCTGGAGCCGCAGGTATTATCAATACATGACTCCTTATGTCTCGAGCTCACCCAGGGAAGCGTACTACAACTACAGAGATCTCGATATTGGAGTGAATAAACCTAATGGGAAGACAAGTTACGCACAAGCAAGCATTTGGGGGAAGCCATATTACAAGGATAATTTTGATCGTCTTGTTCGGGTGAAAACAATTGTTGATCCGACCAATTTCTTCAAGAACGAACAGAGCATTCCGCCGTTGCAAGCCAAGTGGACTAAGAAAGGGAATTGA